CTTTatcaaaacacccaaaactgcaCAATATATCCTGCAAGAAAACGAAGCAATAACACCGAAACTACATAAAGCATTATCACAATCAAACTTTTAAACCAAACACCTTCAAACacgtataaatacataaatattagcAGATTTCTGTATAACCAACTATAACACAATGTTGGGCATAATGAAAACAAGCTCTCTCATCTTTAAGAAGCTTTATCATAATATTAGAATAGATTTTAAAACTAGATAAAATTGTAGACGGATAAAATTGTAGACAGTCCTTTTTTCGCTAAACAAGTCAATGTAACAATGCATGAATAGCAGTGTTTTGATATGCAAACGTGTCTTTATATCAGATTGGTGTGTGTTATGCAGAGAACTGAGTTTAATGCTGTTAAAAAGTGATAAAAGTATCTTGAAGCAGAAAATGTCTTTAGAGTTTGGGATAATTAAGTCATCAGTTTTAATAATTAAGCTACACTATCTAATTATATTGTGTTAGCATTAGGAAAAATAAACGTAAAGAAATAAGCTGaacagtaatgtaatataattgtaCTGCTCCATATTAGAAATATTAAAAATTCAGTTCAATAACATTAATTGAGTTCAATTTGTGTTGTAAAgtcttcttttatttcttttatcgctgtagttatttattaattaaagcttATTTTGGTGAACTGGCTTttcaatatgtgtgttttaaaataattacttttatttgtttttacaatcTGAAAATGCTTACCATCATTCCCCCAGttccatttccacaccccaggttgccagggaTAGAACACAAAAGCACGCCATGGAAAGGCTGGCTATTGTTCTGCTGAACAgctaatcactgagcttcagtaaggttcactaACCATAGCTGAGTAAATTATCATCAACACTAGCATAGTAGCAGAGTCCTGTACCTATTTCACACATTCGCTTTCACACATTTATTATTGACTGTTCCTTTAAAGATGCAGTGATGAGTGACCACCACTCAGTGACCTTCTCAGTAATTAAAGGTCACTGATTGGTGACCATTTCCTGATCTTTAACTAATTTAAATTCCCTCAGTTTTTAGGGTTCTGTAAAGCCCAGAAAGCTGTATGTACCTTCTGAGATACAGTATGTTCCGattttttaattttcatatttGGATTTGGACCCCATAATAGGTGTGTATTTGGTTTATGGCTCCTCCAGCCAGCGTCTATTAGTGGGCGCGAGGCTCAGGCTTGTTCTCCATCAGAATTAATCATCGGAGGTTAATTTGAAGCTTAGACAAGTTGCTGTTAATTTAGTGCGGGAGGGACACGCGGTGCTGAAAAGCTGAGGCCCCGGCCGCCCCGCCGCCCCCTGGGGCCCATTTATCTGTCAGCCAGGACGGCCCGCCCTGATTACAATTTGCAAAAAAATTCATTAGAGTTAAGGCAATTGTcagagcttctctctctctctctctctctctctctgtccgtttttatttgtcttaatctctgttttatctctcCTCGTTTACATACATTCATGCATCACGCAGAATTCGGATTATATCTATACCCAAACCACATAAAACGCAAGTGTATACGCGCCCAAAACACATTAAAcccaaaataattaattttaatccaAGTCGCATCTACTGAACATCTTAAAAgcatttatcttatcttatttgcAGCAAACTGTAGGTACCTTCTGAGAAATATTCAGCTTTTTTAATGTTCAGATTTGGATTTGGACCCCATAAAAATGTGTATGTTGTTTATGGCTTCTCCAGCCAGCGTCTATTAGTGGGCACGAGGCTTTTAaccaatatctctctctctctctcattttaaaAGTGAATAATTGCTTCTACagctttattttattcaaatgctttaataaaatgtttacgTTCCTTCTAACTATAGTTCTGGCCAGACCTCTAgagcaaaatgttaaaatacaggttatgaaattgttgttgttttattaacGTTATAcgaggattttaaccttaaatatttacagtaatgttcccacaataataaataaaacaagaatgagCTGCTCAATTCAATTTTGAATTtggcatcaatattcagaaatattcTTAATACTCTTATTGGTTAAAGGATATTTTAATACAAAGCCGATCATTCAATCCAGCAGGTGAAGtgatctgagacgcatttaaggcacgttatagcagtgtaaacgtATTAATCTTCCCAATAATAATCTGAGAACAATCAGATTTTAGTCCGGCTAAAGGGAGACGCGTTTGTCCACTAAGTGAAGATTCTTCTTCTCTACTCGCTGTAGTTACTTATTAGTTAAATCTTTTTTGGCTAACTTCTTATCGCAGGTctgttttttgtataaataataaataatttaatgtttttgttattatatgTATAGAAAACCCTTTGCAATattttctttttcatgttttaatgttGTCCGaactgttttgttgtgttttaaaaTAATCTCTCTACTGTCAGCATTGATGATTAACTTCgttagagaaaaaaaatctatttacagtgtaggaataaAAGGGCAATTTAATGCGGTgtaatatcattttaaatatGACGTACCAATACAGTATTAGataaacaatataaatgtaataGTTTAGTTTACTGTGTATTTAGGATTGATCGTGATGATCGATTAATAACTGAGTGATGAAGCGACATATTAAATTTTTTAAGTTTCAACAACGATCAGTAGAGGTTAGGACAGTGTCCTCTATTATATATTGGCCTAAAGTAATGTGGAAAGGCTTTTAAAAGCTGGAAAAAATCGctcgaaaaaaagtttatttctcgGCGATAAGCGCTAATTAGCTCATTAAGGCAAAacataaactgtgtttattaaaacatctcCATCGCTCTTCTCATGGGAATCTTCTTATAATTTATAGTTGTCatccaacacctggtttggtaaagtTCAGGTGAGTTTGTTTGATAAAATGTCACACATTCCAAgaaaaatctggattttttttcttcaaattaatTCAAGAAGAAAAACTTCTTTCctcaaaattagatttttttgttaattcttaacgtGTTTATGTGTTTACTCTTAGATATTGTTTGCTTTTAGATATTGTGTTTAGGTTCCTGAAACCTCTGCGCAGTACTttacaaggagagagagagactcggtAAAAgtgaacaataaaaaataatacgcTTAATGTATGAAATAgcgaataaattattattattattattattattattattataattattattattattattattattattattattattattattattattattattattattattattattattattattattattattttgttgttgttattgttattacagCAGCAGTAGTAATCGTATTAATATTATCTGATAATATTGTAGTTAATGATGTTGATTACgctttttatgtttttctgtCGTTATCATTTATAATCAAAACATCTGGGCATTAGCCATACAAAACGACAATTAACAAACTTGTCTGGAAACGCCCCCAAAAGTATTCACACGTGCCCTGTACTCTCCAATAAACAAGCAGACAACTATTTCACAACTTCTTATAATCCAACTTTAATCCACACAATAATCTCAAACCAATAAAACCATCGAGTGTTAGCAACTTTTCTCACAATATCAAATAAATTAGCAGCGCGCCCCCAAAACAAACTCAGAGAGGGGAAACGAGttagctggcacacaaccgaccttcatgactaaagtaatgtatgttgttgtttcaacaacaacgttgaatcaacataacgtcctcaaccttctgccttttgaatcagcgttttacatttcatcaccaaataatttctaaaaacggttggatgatGGAATGAAAAGgtgtttgcagtaactgctttttaatttaacaccatgttcatgttctatttgttttactctTTTAGTTTATCAGATGTGTAGTGGTGGgcataaactttatttataatcagatttactgcagtgatgtatttctcattttagtgagttaaggtttattaaaggttgaaagtatgacgttgaaacaacgctGCCATATCAACGTTTATTTACTTTcttaaaatcaacaccaaatccaacgtttagtcaaccataacattaacgttGACAAACGTTGAtttaacgttgaaatgccagctgggtggAGCGCCTTGCTGACATGCTGGTTCTTTTTAAAATGCGTGGTCACATTAAGGCCAAGAAATAATTGTGTAATGCCACAAATAAATATATCGACTCCACAAATTAATGTGTGAGACAACGacaatttatatatgtgtgtgtatgtacctcCTGACAATAGTCCACTATTATAATAACCCAAAAGAGCGCATGGTAaagctttaaaagctgtgtaaatgtaCTTTCCAGCTCTCTGTTCTTTGATTTTAACTCATGAAGAACATCTACACCTGACGTGACatctactgaacatcctgagagtaTAACAGTCACAGGAGGACAGTGTGAAAATCTGTCTTCCTTCATCTGACCATATTTACCTAGAGAATATAGGAGAGTTTTAGGGTTAGAGCTGGAGATAAAATTaactattacattttaaaagtgtatgattTGCTTCTACagttctgtatgtttttttttccaaccaTATAACCATTcaaaaactttaattaaatgttttacgttCCATATATTAATGTTTTACATTCCAAAATATTAATAACAATCATGAAATTGTTGTTGTTTCATTTATGTTTTATCTTGATTTTAACGTTAAATTTTTTACAATCATGTTCCCAAAATAAGAAACATTGAGTTGCTCATTGAATTTAtctaattcagtttttaaattggTTTCAACATTCAGAAATGGGTCCGGGATCTTATGGGTTAATTTGTGGCCTTAATATGCCATTTTGTGACCACGCGTTATTAAAACAACAACCATGTATGTCATCGCAGGagctctgtaaataaaaaaaattatagtaaCAAATAAAGTCCAGAGTTTTTAAACAGGTCGAGGGCGAAGCTACTTAGTCCTTACAGTGAACTtcagctttttttcttcttcaacttCCCAAGTGCTCCTGCAACAGAACTCCAGCAACATTTCTACACTTTTAAAGTCTCAGTTTTGTTTTTGGAGTTTCTGTTCATAATTTGGTCCCAGTTCTGCGTTTTTGGTTCTGCGAGTTCTCCTTTgttgccggtgttctgtcgagttgtgctaccttgtcgaaccgtgctaaCCTAGTagtatttcattttaaaaaatagttaaataatacaaaaaagcaGCACCATATTAGAAACCAAAAGCCTAGGTAGGATATGTGGCAGGGTATCAGgtaaagtttaaaaagttaagtTCATATATGTGataatagttttatagtttattagtttattattatttttaacaattaTTACTGATAATTACAGTAGATGTTACCATGCAAGCATGTTGTTTAATACTCCCaataaaaacataaggaattatcatgaaaagcatgaaaaaatattttaaaatgttggtgGGCGCATGCACAGCACATGTcgatgggtagcaaaactcgacagaacacctgtaCACCTGGTTGGCTCCGGTGTGTCTTTTGCTCAGGTGTGTTTTTCGCTCAGGTGTGTTTTTCACAAAGTTCCTCAAACGCAGATTATCCTCCTCTTCCACGTCCTCGTATCTCCTAAACCAAAACCCTCCTATTTTacacataaatataaaagtacagtctcAGCTCTGAATGGATGGATAGGCGGATGGATAGATGAGTGGGCGTGGTCACGGCCTGGcctgctccagctgctgatgctgaCTGCGGATGGCAAATCGGCTCACATGCACGGGAATCGGCACGACAATCTTAGGGTTGCGCGAGGGCTCGCCCGCCTTCGTGTTCACGTTGCCCGCCTTCACGCGCTTCCACTTGGCGCGCCGGTTCTGGAACCAGATCTTCACCTGCACCTCGCTAAGCTTGAGCGCGTGCGCAATCTGAGAGCGCTCCGTCAGCGACAGGTACTTCTTGCAGTGGAACTCCTTTTCCAGCTCGAGCAGCTGCTCGCTCGTGAATGCCGTCCGCCGCCGCCGGTTCTTTCCCGCTCCCGCCGAGCCGCCGCCGCCGCCCCCCACGCCTCCCCGCCCGCCGTCCTCGAGCGGCCCGCCCGCATCCCCGTCGTCCTTGTGGCCCAGTCCGCAGCCTCCGCCGCCGGCCTCGTCCGAGCTGTAGTCTAGGTCACTGTCCATGGAGAAACCGTCGTCCTTTCGGTGACAATCGTCGTCTTTGGAGTCGTCCTTGGTGTGACCTCGTACTGTTGGAGAGAAAGTTGAGATTACGTCAAAATTAACTTtaattttggttaaaaaaaacaaacaaacaaacaactaaaAACAGACCATGTCAATTTGTTAATGAAATTATCATTATAAGCAAATCACACAAAACAAAATCACATCTGCTTGAGGTTAGAAATATAATCCATCCTCAGACGAATCGAAAGCAACAAATTTTCTCATATACACGCAAGAAAACTGGAATCGGACATctcttaaaaatacaaaatcaaataaatatgtCAGCATCCACAGGACTGGcaggttaaatatatatttttagacagTGAAACACAGTCACGCAACAAGTgttcaaaaaatataaataaaggtcACATTCAAATACCAAGTCATTCCATAAATACTAGGAATTTTCATGATCTATGATTTTATAGCTTATAGATCCAGccaaattattacaattattaaatgtttgagtgaaatgcATTACACTGAATATTGTTTCAACCTGTTAGGATGACCTTAACAATAAGCAACCCAAGATGCTGTTGGGAAACTGGGCTAAGTGGGGATATTGCTGCACTCAAATGTTGATACTTTATTGAGCCTTAAAATGTCAAAATAGCTCTATACAAGAGGTTTCTATTATTCAAGAAAGTGTAAATAATTTCTGACAGACAAATAAAACACGTACTACACTATTAAGACCTTTAAAATCCCAGAACAAGTTTCAACTTGTAGGTGTTTGGACGCAGCATTTCATATGTGTGGACCATTTTAAAATTAGGAGACacagtgtgtttttaaatgttaccAGTAACACTGTcgaacttaaattaaataaaacgttCAGCGTGTCTAGTTTGttcaatgaaaaaaatgtgattgtatAAAACCTATTCAcatgttaaaaaaagtttaaagtaaCGTCCTGTTCAAGGTTTTGTTCCAATAAATAGTCTTCACACATATTTCAACCAAAAGAAGAGAGAACATAATATGGgccttatttatttatcttctttttcAGTTGTCTTTTTTCTAGCTATTTATTCAGCTTATTTTGAAGTCACACCAGCCAGCATCATGTGGCATAAAGAAGAGTTCCTAAATTGTCTCATGATAACTGATGTGACATAAATCTAAATTTCTTACAGTAACCAATTTTGTGCGTAAATTCGTAAGACGCTGCTTTTAAAGACCCAGCGCGTGACAGGGAAAATGCATGCAtgtatttaagtttttaaaagtGCGTAAATTAATCTTTGTGGAAAAGACTTTTTTACTAGTTTTACAGGCGCGCCTTAGTTTGGTTAGCACTCCCAAAATCGTGGTACAAATCTATACACGGGCAATTACTCaccctgtgctctctctctcttaatcagGGTAAACGGGTAGTTTAGTGATGTGCAGAAGCAGAAATTGGCCTTTAGGCTCTTGTTCTGGGCCTTTCAGATAAGCGATTTTCATGCAATTGTATTTTTCTTAGCCGAACTCGCTTTTATGTCagcatttaacaaaataaaatattacatcctATAGCCGTTTTGTTTCGTGACTTCAAGTATAATATTTCGATTAATATCTCTCTAAATATTagtagaaaataaagtgattTCATTTCTTTATAACAGTAGCTTCCTATTAATACCTTCGTTTTGTatctttgtttatacatttggcctttttattttattttagtttttcttaatTTACATTTTGTCATTCCCTTTTTGTGCAATAGATTTACTATTGAAAAAACGGAGATTTTCGCAGATTTTTACAGAACCACACATTTTCCCCCCGAGAAAACATAAAAGCGTatgtttattgctttatttattgtttcccaacaacacacacacaccattttaaACCTTAATTTGGATAATATGGACCTCTGCTGCAAATTTCTCTTTTCGTCTATCCTACTTTAAATTCTGAGAGAACAATACATTGTATGCTTAAATGGTTTTGGTTCTATAGAACACACaaatgttatatgtatatatgtgtttaaagGGTTCTGTGCTAATATATGGTTTACCccacataaacacataaatcaGCCCCAAAGCTCCATGAGGTTCAGGCTGACCTGTAGCGCAGTGTCCGGCCTCGTCGTGAAAGGCGAGCGGCAGCAGCGTCGTGGCCTCCTTCCCCAAGAACCCCTTCCCGGATGGATCGTCCCCGTCGGCGCGCGCCTCCTGCGCCTTGTCGAAGACCGCGTGCAGCGCCTGCTGACCTCCCCCGAACTTCCTGGCGGCGTCGTGGTGCTGAGGGGCGGCGGGGAAGCCTCCCGGTAGGGTGGCCATGAGCGCGAGGCCTGAGCAGAAGGAGCCGGGGAGCCCGGGCAGCTGGTGCGGTGGATGCGCGGTGGAGGGCATGGGTGGCGGAGGGGCTACGGGTGGAGGAGGCGGGGGTGGCGGCGGTGGCGGAAGCACCACCGAGCGGTAGGGCACGAACATGGGGTAGCCGGCGTACAGCAGCGGACCGGGGCTCGGGGCCGGCGGTGCGCCGATCAGAGAGTCTATGCTGAAGGCGGCGGGACGCTGCATCATGACGAAGGACGACGGGCCGAAGGCCGCGCTCATGAGCTCGTGCGCGTCCGCGTGCGTGGGTATGGCTTCTTTTAGTGTCAGTGAGTGCGGAGTGACCGCGGCCTTGGTGCGCGCGCGTTCCCGATGCGGTGCACTCCTTGGCTGTTCTGTCCGGTGCTGGTGCCAAAAGACCTCGGAGTCCTCGTAATCCTGCCGGACACGAGGAGACAACAGAACCGTCTCGTTCACACCCAGTCACACCATCCTCGCGTCCACCTGCGCGTTTCCGTGTCCAAGAGAGCGTGTCCTCGCTTTAAACAGGCAGGTGAATGCCTGGCAGGTGAAGGCATGCCCTGAGCCAGTCAGTGTGCGCGCGCGCCGTCCGCTGCGAACCCGGGAGTCACTTTACTTTTTAAGttcgttttttttccctctctctttctttctatcactctttctctttttctctatcactATCTCTCCCTCGCTTCTATACTCTAGCGAGCGTGCGTACGTGCACGCGCGATCTCACGACCTCCCTCCTTTCGCCGTGCAGCACTTGCTCGTCTGTCCCGTTTGAATCGCGCTCCCCAGGTTTAAGCGCGTGCGACCACGCGCCGAGGACACGCCCACGGCGGCGTGAGCGTTTTTATTGGGCGCGCGGAAACGTGTTGCCTTGGAGATGCCTTGACGCGCAGGGGCGCAcgagctctgttttttttatacacagtatCTTATCGTagataatagaaataaaaaaaacactgaaattgaTTTCACCTGTCTCTATTTTATCACCTACACCTACTTATTtccactgaaaagaaaaaaacaacaaccgaTTTTTGTGTGTTAATATAGGATGCATAAACAAATACACAATAGTATATATTCTATCCAAATTATCCCCTAATCTGTCTAGTTTTGTGGTAAAATAAAAGATGTCACTTAATCTTAATTAAGACAACTAACGCAATAAGTCCTATAGCGTTTCCAAATGCTATAATTACACATCCCACGAGTGGCGAGTAGAAGTTGAAGTCATCTTTAATTACCACAATTAAATGGAAGTACTATATTCAGCATTtttgtacttgtacttgtacGTATTGCAAATagtttattgtaatgttttttttataaaataaagaatttacaGTGATGAGTGTTGCATCATTGTTGAtgaagtgtattttttatttttggatgcATCTCATCCAAAAATAAGTTGATGAAaccattttttttgcttttgaatgAGAAGAACACAGCAGTTTGCTCAGCAGtttatgcatataaaaaaaaagatgtcctATGGTGTAACGCTGTGCTTAACTGCCTTTGTTTAAATtgcgtttattattattattattttttttttttcaatttttgtacGAGCGTTTTTGCATCGGGCATGCAGCAGAACTTCACACGTCAAGACGCGCTGTATTAATTGAGTTTCACTACAGCGCGCGTGCGCAggacattttaattttaacagttaAAAGCCTGATTAAGCATCACACTGTATTTAACTATGCACTGTGTTTTACTATATAGAGTGGTGTATGTGCAGGGTTGCACAAATACATAAATGCACTGTGTTTGCGTGATCTGGAAGCTTCCATATAAGCTGATGTGAGCGCGAGGTAAAGCGATTGGGTTTGATTGGAGATGTGTTGTGATCTCCCTCCCCAGCACTATGTCATCTCTCCGTGCCACTGCTGTCACCGCGCGCGCGCCTCTCAGTGAATCAGCTGGCCCCATTCATCTCCTATAGCACACACTCATCCAGACAgtatacacacatccacacaatatatacacacatccacacaatCCAGCACTCTCTGAGGAATACATCACAGTGCTGCTCTATATCCAGCACAGGATGAGCTGAGGAACTACACTTTGCATATTCACTGCATTGCTTTAgcttttttaaacctttaaaaaaaagctaattttaatattaaacaaaaaataaccagagtaaataaaaatgcagtttttaaaaatgataatttcatttattaatggaaaATTCTATCCAAACCACGTCACAATTCAGTGTAAACCCTAGTAAATTTAGAGGTGGATTGctttaggtcattgtcctgctgcagaacctaagTACGCCTAAACTTGAGGTCTTGaactgatctatctatctatctatctatctatctatctatctatctatctatctatctatctatctatctatctatctatctatctatctatctatctatctatctatctatctatctatctaaatactgtatatccCTGCTGACTTATTCATTTGTACCCTGCATAAATCCCCATTTACAGTGTAAACCCCATAACTGAACAAAAtctagtattttagtattttgtaGTATGAATTATTCTTAAACATTCACAAATTGATAACTGATTCAGTGTAAACCCCAGTAATTGAATTCATACAGCTTATGGAAAATTATTGTCTCACTCAATTGAGTTACCTCACAATTCATCTGAATATTTGTCAGCACAGCTGATTAAATCAAGTCACTTGAGTCAATTCTCATACAGCCATTTATGTAACTCCAACGTGcccaaatatacagtataaacaatatctATTTTTGAGTCTTGAGTGTGAATTTGTATTATGACATATGACATTTTATGACATTTTCATAACGTGAGAAAAACCCATCTTTGAATTTGACTCCCACCGTCTTCTACGATTTCTATCTTTCTTCAGATTTATAGCCTGATCTCATCGTTTTCTCCGATGTGATCATTGATCATTAAAAACCATGTAGGCCTTTTTTCTTCAGTACATGCCTTAAATTATTCTTAATCTATGGGGACCTTCTCTGCGCCCACCCTAAAGCCATGACCTCTGCTCCGCGCCCCCCATTCCCAATCAAGGACAACCACCCCCCCCAACACGCACCCCCTCCCTCCCGCAGGGTCACAGGGACACTGTCTCATTAAAGGCAGCCCGAGCCGCAACTGCAATGCAGACATTAAATAGCAGTATTTTTCAATTAGCGCTGACAAATTCAATCAAAATTCCATAGATTAGGATGAAATGAGGCATGGGTCATTTACAAGGGGATTTAATTGCACAGCCATTAGACAAATAGTACAGCAGTCACTGTCTCATTATCAATCATGTGGGGGCATCAATAGAAAAGGGGAgagagtgggagtgtgtgtggagggggggggggggttgcaagGGAGAgtatatgtgtgcatgtgtgcatgtgtgtgtgtgtgtgtgtgtgtgtgtgtcggggggTGTTACTCACTCTCTAATGTGCTGCTGTAGCACCAGCACTGGAGAAGAGCTAATAAATACCCTCTTTTTGTACTTATAAATTATCCAGTTTAATTAACAACATGGATTATGATTGGAATATGATTTAATTAAACCTTTCCTGCATGCTGGTGTTCGGGATCATCCATTATGCGGAAAGGAACGGGGAGTGTTACCGCAGGCTAAATTAAGCAAGGccccagagacacacacacacacacacacacacacacacacacacacacacacacacacacacctcaactgTCCTGGAGAACCTTCAGTGCATGGGGACAATAAAGTGCATCAGTGCATCAGTGGCGAGAGCAGAGAGTAGTTGTGGCATTTCACTGCTTCCACAGTATAGCAATACATCCCAGGAGGAAGTGTGTTAATTTTAATTTGAAGTGTGTGACTAATTTTCAAGCTAAATTCAAAATGAGGAAGAAATGAAAAAGGTTTTAATCCAATTTttcaattatcaagtttttcatttcagcctttcgcaaacagaatttcaagagaaatgatgaaaaaaattatatgaaaagTAGAATCTTTTCTAGATTTTCAGATccgtccatttttgtatcttgtaacacaaatctgttGGTATAATCCAACgtgcaaaatttaaaaaatcagaaaataaagaaaagacttattttttcattttttcttgaaATTATGATTGGTAGggacagagatttaaaaaaaataataattggacACTGCACTacttaaagtaaattaataaacattacactgaccactGTGATAAAGTTACTATATGTTAGTATTTTACAAAACAGTTTAGACCGTTACAAcatacagtcaaaagtttgcttGAACATGAATCTCATtgcaaaacagtgtttttttgtgttttaatgttaaaatgtaaaaaaaatgttacaacCAATATCTCACAGAAGTGAGAACAGTTTTCTAGGATGGTTTCCACTCAAAACATTCTTCCCCAGGTTCAACCAAAGTAGTTTATGTGTTCTATGCGTTTAGCATAATATCCAGAGATTGGCTTTAAAAAACAGACggatgagtgctgccagcattgctgcagaggttgaagaaatCGAATGTCAGTTCATTGCAGTGCAttaactctgtctgcatggcacgctcctagaagaaagcctcttctgaagctgatgcacaagaaagcctgcaaacagtttgctgaagaaaagcagtccaacagcatggattactggaaccatgtcctgtggtctgacgagAATGAGATCAGCTTatttggctcagatggtgtccagcatgtgtaGCAACATCCCAGTAAGGAGTACTAAGAAAACTGTCCCTTGTctacagtaaagcatggtggtggtagcatcatggtctggagCTACATGAGTGCTGCTTTTCGTTGATATCCACCGCTGTGCTGCAGcttagtttcagggtgttggcaatcttcctGTAGCCTCagagatcctcagagagttctttgccatgaggtgccatgttggaactgtACTACTGTGAGatctgtactacaaaattgaaaAAACCTGCTCCTTATTCACACCTGATTCCTATTAACACTatcgagtcacatgacattttggagggaaaatgaggagcagtgctcaatttggaaaTTTTGGGGTGTAGTctctaaggggtgtactcacttt
This DNA window, taken from Astyanax mexicanus isolate ESR-SI-001 chromosome 5, AstMex3_surface, whole genome shotgun sequence, encodes the following:
- the gbx2 gene encoding homeobox protein GBX-2 produces the protein MSAAFGPSSFVMMQRPAAFSIDSLIGAPPAPSPGPLLYAGYPMFVPYRSVVLPPPPPPPPPPPVAPPPPMPSTAHPPHQLPGLPGSFCSGLALMATLPGGFPAAPQHHDAARKFGGGQQALHAVFDKAQEARADGDDPSGKGFLGKEATTLLPLAFHDEAGHCATVRGHTKDDSKDDDCHRKDDGFSMDSDLDYSSDEAGGGGCGLGHKDDGDAGGPLEDGGRGGVGGGGGGSAGAGKNRRRRTAFTSEQLLELEKEFHCKKYLSLTERSQIAHALKLSEVQVKIWFQNRRAKWKRVKAGNVNTKAGEPSRNPKIVVPIPVHVSRFAIRSQHQQLEQARP